A section of the Oryza sativa Japonica Group chromosome 1, ASM3414082v1 genome encodes:
- the LOC4326361 gene encoding protein NUCLEAR FUSION DEFECTIVE 6, mitochondrial isoform X3 has protein sequence MAAAAARSLLRSSASLLRAAPARSASASSSAARPSLRRALAAPPRILRSPVELSVCVESLLPLHSATAAARMTSMLAVPGQGLGWLTEGQDETR, from the exons atggccgccgccgccgcgaggtcgCTGCTCCGCTCGTCCGCCTCTCTCCtccgcgcggcgccggcgaggtccgcgtccgcgtcctcctccgccgcgcgcccgtctcTCCGTCGCGCGCTGGCCGCGCCCCCTCGCATCCTCAG GTCGCCTGTTGAGCTGAGTGTATGCGTGGAGTCCCTGCTGCCTCTGcacagcgccaccgccgccgcgcggatGACGTCCATGCTCGCCGTTCCCGGGCAAGGCCTCGGGTGGCTCACGGAAG GACAAGATGAAACTAGATGA
- the LOC4326361 gene encoding protein NUCLEAR FUSION DEFECTIVE 6, mitochondrial isoform X2, producing MAAAAARSLLRSSASLLRAAPARSASASSSAARPSLRRALAAPPRILRSPVELSVCVESLLPLHSATAAARMTSMLAVPGQGLGWLTEADTDGV from the exons atggccgccgccgccgcgaggtcgCTGCTCCGCTCGTCCGCCTCTCTCCtccgcgcggcgccggcgaggtccgcgtccgcgtcctcctccgccgcgcgcccgtctcTCCGTCGCGCGCTGGCCGCGCCCCCTCGCATCCTCAG GTCGCCTGTTGAGCTGAGTGTATGCGTGGAGTCCCTGCTGCCTCTGcacagcgccaccgccgccgcgcggatGACGTCCATGCTCGCCGTTCCCGGGCAAGGCCTCGGGTGGCTCACGGAAG
- the LOC4326361 gene encoding protein NUCLEAR FUSION DEFECTIVE 6, mitochondrial isoform X1, which translates to MAAAAARSLLRSSASLLRAAPARSASASSSAARPSLRRALAAPPRILRSPVELSVCVESLLPLHSATAAARMTSMLAVPGQGLGWLTEAETDGLC; encoded by the exons atggccgccgccgccgcgaggtcgCTGCTCCGCTCGTCCGCCTCTCTCCtccgcgcggcgccggcgaggtccgcgtccgcgtcctcctccgccgcgcgcccgtctcTCCGTCGCGCGCTGGCCGCGCCCCCTCGCATCCTCAG GTCGCCTGTTGAGCTGAGTGTATGCGTGGAGTCCCTGCTGCCTCTGcacagcgccaccgccgccgcgcggatGACGTCCATGCTCGCCGTTCCCGGGCAAGGCCTCGGGTGGCTCACGGAAG
- the LOC4326362 gene encoding uncharacterized protein — protein sequence MRVKVISRSTDEFTRERSQDLQKVFRNYDPALRSQEKAVEYTRALNAAKLEKIFARPFIGAMDGHVDAVSCMAKNPNYLKAIFSGSMDGDIRLWDIAARKTVCQFPGHQGAVRGLATSTDGDLLVSCGVDCTVRLWKVPMLKMVDTNDAIGDASQPSAVYTWKHAFWGVDHQWDGNLFATVGAQVDIWDQNRSEPINSFEWGKDTVLSVRFNPGEPDVLITSASDRSITLYDLRMSSPARKLIMKTRCNSICWNPREPMNFTAVNEDTNCYSFDARKLDEAKVVHKGHVSAVMDIDYSPTGREFVTGSYDRTVRIFQYNGDHSREIYHTKRMQRVFCVKYTYDGTYLVSGSDDTNLRLWKSKASEQLGVLLPRERRKQEYLDAVKERYKHLPEVKRIVRHRHLPKPIYKAANLRRTMIEAENRKEERRRAHSAPGSMPVQPFRKRRIIKEVE from the exons ATGAGGGTGAAGGTGATATCGCGCTCCACCGACGAGTTCACGCGGGAGCGCAGCCAGGACCTGCAG AAAGTATTCCGCAATTATGATCCAGCACTTCGTTCTCAGGAGAAAGCGGTTGAATACACCAGGGCTCTTAATGCTGCGAAGTTAGAGAAG ATATTTGCTAGGCCATTTATTGGAGCAATGGATGGCCATGTTGATGCTGTATCATGCATGGCGAAAAACCCCAATTATTTGAAAGCAATATTTTCTGGCTCAATGGATGGGG ATATTCGTCTGTGGGACATTGCTGCAAG GAAGACAGTCTGCCAGTTCCCTGGACATCAGGGTGCTGTGAGGGGTTTGGCGACATCTACTGATGGTGATCTTCTAGTATCATGTGGTGTTGACTGCAC TGTTCGACTATGGAAAGTCCCTATGCTCAAGATGGTAGACACTAACGATGCTATTGGAGATGCTTCTCAG CCATCAGCGGTCTACACCTGGAAGCATGCGTTTTG GGGTGTTGACCACCAGTGGGATGGCAATCTTTTTGCAACTGTAGGTGCTCAGGTTGATATATGGGATCAAAACAG GTCAGAGCCAATAAATAGCTTTGAATGGGGTAAAGATACAGTTCTGTCCGTGAGATTTAATCCTGGAGAACCTGATGTTCTAATTACATCAGCTAG TGATCGGAGTATAACACTTTATGATCTACGCATGTCATCCCCTGCTAGAAAGCTAATCATGAAG ACAAGGTGCAACTCAATATGCTGGAACCCTAGGGAGCCTATGAACTTCACTGCC GTAAATGAAGATACAAATTGCTATTCCTTTGATGCTAGAAAGCTTGATGAAGCCAAAGTTGTTCACAAGGGCCATGTTTCAGCAGT GATGGACATTGATTATTCACCAACAGGGCGTGAATTTGTTACGGGTTCCTACGATAGAACA GTGCGGATCTTCCAATATAATGGTGATCATAGCAGGGAGATATACCATACTAAGAGGATGCAAAG GGTGTTTTGTGTGAAATACACCTATGATGGAACCTATTTGGTTTCTGGCAGTGATGATACGAATCTTCGGCTGTGGAAGTCCAAAGCTTCAGAACAGTTGGGAGTT CTTCTTCCAAGAGAACGCAGAAAACAAGAATACCTAGATGCTGTCAAGGAGCGGTATAAGCACCTTCCCGAAGTCAAGCGGATTGTGAG GCATAGGCACTTACCTAAGCCAATCTACAAGGCGGCCAACTTAAGGCGAACGATGATTGAAGCAGAAAACCGTAAAGAAGAAAGGAGGCGTGCGCACAGTGCCCCCGGGAGCATGCCTGTGCAGCCCTTCAGGAAGAGAAGAATAATCAAAGAAGTAGAGTAA